The proteins below are encoded in one region of Winogradskyella helgolandensis:
- a CDS encoding AGE family epimerase/isomerase, whose amino-acid sequence MTEPYLQLQEECKTELNNILNYWSKNTLDLKHGGFLGQINHFNVVIPKASKGIILNTRILWSFSAVSNHFQTDDYKKICDRAYNYLKTNFNDSTSKGVYWELDYLGNPINKRKQVYAQAFAIYALSEYYILSKNEAAKDWAIELFDLIEIHAKDGDSGYLEAFNENWTPIEDMRLSDKDMNAEKTMNTHLHILEAYTSLLKIYDDERLKDSLKTLVNIFQNKFLNNKNHYDLFFDKNWNLLSNTVSYGHDIETAWLVIEAAKALNDNELLQQVKTTAVQIANTFLEEALDSKGAVINEKNLNTNHTDTDRHWWPQVEALVGLKYAYDIKKDKKYIDSSLKIWEFTKKHIIDYENGEWHFRVDKNGKPYTEEDKVSMWKAPYHTSRALILLNKTQK is encoded by the coding sequence ATGACTGAACCTTATCTACAACTTCAAGAGGAATGTAAAACTGAGCTAAATAACATTCTAAACTATTGGTCTAAAAACACATTAGACCTAAAGCATGGTGGATTTTTAGGTCAGATTAATCATTTCAATGTTGTTATTCCCAAGGCCTCAAAAGGTATCATATTAAACACGCGGATTCTTTGGAGTTTTTCGGCAGTGTCCAACCATTTTCAAACTGATGATTATAAAAAAATTTGTGATAGAGCTTATAATTATCTCAAAACAAATTTTAACGACTCGACTTCAAAAGGTGTGTATTGGGAATTGGATTACTTAGGAAATCCTATCAACAAACGCAAACAAGTTTATGCGCAAGCTTTCGCAATTTATGCCTTATCAGAATACTATATACTTTCAAAAAATGAAGCCGCTAAAGATTGGGCTATTGAACTGTTCGACCTTATAGAAATCCATGCTAAAGATGGTGATTCCGGATATTTAGAAGCTTTTAATGAAAATTGGACTCCCATTGAAGATATGCGATTAAGTGATAAAGATATGAATGCTGAAAAAACGATGAATACACATCTTCATATTTTAGAAGCTTACACATCGCTACTTAAAATATATGACGATGAACGTTTAAAAGATTCCTTAAAAACATTAGTAAACATTTTTCAGAATAAATTCCTGAATAACAAAAATCATTACGACTTATTTTTTGATAAAAACTGGAATTTACTGAGCAATACAGTGTCTTATGGCCATGATATTGAAACCGCTTGGTTAGTTATAGAAGCTGCAAAAGCATTAAATGATAATGAATTATTACAACAAGTAAAAACTACAGCAGTACAAATCGCTAACACCTTTTTAGAAGAAGCTCTTGATAGTAAAGGAGCTGTTATAAATGAAAAAAACCTTAATACTAATCATACCGATACGGATAGACATTGGTGGCCACAAGTTGAAGCGTTAGTCGGTTTAAAATACGCTTACGACATCAAAAAAGACAAAAAGTACATTGATAGCTCCTTAAAAATATGGGAGTTTACTAAAAAGCATATTATAGATTACGAAAATGGAGAATGGCATTTTAGAGTTGATAAAAATGGAAAACCATATACTGAAGAAGATAAAGTAAGCATGTGGAAAGCGCCATACCACACCTCACGCGCATTAATCCTTTTAAACAAAACCCAAAAATGA
- a CDS encoding glycosyl hydrolase has protein sequence MKKLILMSFFFGLFIFSCSKDDPENENDIHVNIKSTISYASEPMANGEFTFTLTNTVSTATTINYTISGTATNGTDYQTITNSISIPANTLSKSINIIVIDDTTTEGDETVIITLDATDNNVLIGSSDVATVTISELPEEFLLSPDDAYLYMVNPNATPETIALFYNLKLISKTKFAVGQQAAFSSFYNDNGGESDIMKTTGSDPGLLGLDFMFITDDNNNGATSNWYYQQEQNIKSDAIEAYNKGMINTFSWHMREPYDGDYFYASEMTQFQRDNALVSILPEGANHEYYKQKLQKVAEVAHSMVGSDGNLVPFIFRPFHEFDGDWFWWGKAYCSPQEFKALWQFTVTYLRDTLQVNNILFAFSPDSSFFSAAEYLSRYPGDAYVDILGMDNYADFNNQGQAALDSANEKLQIITALAKDRVKIAALTESAYIVTPSINNPISGFYANHMYNALSDNNVEIGYMMFWTNTSNTYCTPPPGQPSTSDFLEFVNKPRSVLQNELPNMYTLPQ, from the coding sequence ATGAAAAAACTAATACTAATGAGTTTCTTTTTTGGGCTATTTATTTTTAGTTGTTCTAAAGATGATCCCGAAAATGAAAATGATATTCATGTAAATATCAAGTCGACTATTAGCTATGCATCAGAACCAATGGCAAACGGAGAATTCACATTTACATTAACGAATACAGTGAGTACAGCCACCACCATTAATTACACGATTAGTGGAACAGCTACAAACGGAACAGATTATCAAACCATTACAAATTCTATCAGTATTCCTGCAAATACGCTGAGCAAATCAATTAATATCATTGTTATTGATGATACGACAACAGAAGGTGATGAAACGGTAATTATTACCTTAGATGCAACCGATAACAACGTTCTTATAGGAAGCTCAGATGTTGCAACGGTCACTATTTCCGAGCTACCAGAAGAGTTTTTATTATCACCAGACGATGCTTATTTATATATGGTAAACCCAAATGCAACACCAGAAACAATCGCGCTATTTTACAATTTAAAACTAATTTCTAAAACCAAATTCGCTGTTGGTCAACAAGCCGCTTTTAGTAGTTTCTACAATGATAATGGAGGGGAATCTGACATTATGAAAACAACAGGAAGCGATCCCGGTTTATTAGGGTTGGATTTTATGTTTATTACAGATGACAATAATAATGGAGCCACATCTAACTGGTATTATCAGCAAGAGCAGAATATAAAATCAGACGCCATAGAAGCTTATAATAAAGGTATGATAAACACCTTTTCATGGCATATGCGAGAACCTTATGACGGTGATTATTTTTATGCAAGTGAAATGACTCAATTCCAACGAGACAATGCGCTTGTTAGCATTTTACCCGAAGGAGCAAATCATGAGTATTATAAACAAAAACTTCAAAAAGTAGCAGAAGTTGCTCATAGCATGGTTGGAAGCGATGGGAACTTAGTCCCGTTTATTTTTAGACCGTTTCATGAGTTTGATGGCGACTGGTTTTGGTGGGGAAAAGCCTATTGTTCTCCACAAGAATTTAAAGCGCTTTGGCAGTTTACGGTCACTTATTTAAGAGATACATTACAGGTCAACAATATTCTATTTGCCTTTTCACCAGATAGCAGTTTTTTTTCAGCTGCCGAATACCTCAGCAGATATCCTGGTGATGCTTATGTAGATATTCTTGGAATGGATAATTACGCCGATTTCAACAATCAAGGGCAAGCCGCTTTGGATAGTGCCAATGAAAAACTTCAAATCATCACAGCGCTTGCAAAAGACCGCGTTAAAATTGCAGCATTAACAGAATCGGCTTATATCGTAACTCCTAGTATAAACAATCCTATTTCAGGGTTTTATGCTAACCACATGTATAATGCTTTATCAGATAATAATGTAGAAATCGGTTATATGATGTTTTGGACAAACACGTCAAATACCTACTGCACACCACCCCCAGGACAACCTAGCACTTCAGACTTCTTAGAATTTGTAAACAAACCGAGATCTGTATTACAGAACGAATTGCCTAATATGTACACTTTACCTCAATAA
- a CDS encoding sodium:solute symporter family protein, whose amino-acid sequence MQLLHTIDILIIALYLVTIIIIGLVLRKKAQQSKDDYLMGGKSIPWYLLGLSNASGMFDISGTIWLVTLMFVYGIKSAWVPWLWPVFNQIFLMVYLSKWLRRSNATTGAEWIGTRFGFGKGAKLSHIIVVVFALVVCLGYLAYGFIGLGKFVEIFVPWELVSNYIPFSIPLEYVPHFYGTIFTLFAVFYSLLGGMSGIVWADVVQFGIMTISALVIGYLGWQAVGEFGVNVPKDWMNPFVGGLDLDWSSIIPEVTDKIKSDGYGIFTYFLFMMLFKGILVSVAGPAPTYDMQKILSTKNPVEASKMSGFVSVILMPIRYLMIAGFAALALIYYDKLDLLNAAGHIDFELILPTAIKEFVPVGLLGLLLAGLIAAFMSTFAGTLNAAQAYLVNDIYLKYTKPDASRNQIKNMNYITGIIVVIISIVLGFFAENVNAILNIIVSVLYGSYVGANILKWHWWRFNGEGFFWGMVAGLLAAAIVPQLFPDVNALYLFPILLIVSLIGSVIGTYSAPPTEATVLKDFYKNVRPWGFWKPVHDQLAAENPNFKKNTDFGRDMFNVAIGIVAQTALVILPMYLIFRQETPVYMSLGVLIICAILLKKFWWNNLNQKLD is encoded by the coding sequence ATGCAATTACTACATACAATTGACATCCTGATTATCGCTTTATACTTGGTGACAATTATTATCATTGGCTTGGTGCTTCGTAAAAAAGCACAACAAAGTAAGGATGATTATTTAATGGGCGGAAAATCTATCCCTTGGTATTTATTAGGACTTTCTAATGCCTCTGGCATGTTTGATATTTCTGGCACAATTTGGTTAGTGACACTCATGTTTGTGTATGGCATAAAAAGCGCTTGGGTGCCATGGTTATGGCCTGTATTTAACCAAATATTTTTAATGGTGTATTTATCCAAATGGCTACGTAGATCTAACGCTACAACAGGTGCCGAATGGATTGGGACACGTTTCGGTTTTGGTAAAGGAGCAAAATTATCTCACATTATTGTTGTTGTCTTCGCCTTAGTAGTATGCTTAGGCTATTTAGCTTATGGTTTTATTGGCCTAGGAAAATTTGTCGAAATATTTGTACCATGGGAATTAGTCAGTAATTACATCCCTTTCTCTATCCCACTAGAATATGTTCCTCATTTTTATGGGACCATTTTCACCTTATTTGCGGTCTTCTATTCGCTATTAGGAGGTATGTCAGGTATTGTTTGGGCAGATGTTGTACAATTTGGCATTATGACAATCTCAGCTTTAGTCATTGGTTATTTAGGATGGCAAGCCGTTGGAGAATTCGGAGTTAATGTACCAAAAGATTGGATGAATCCTTTTGTTGGAGGGTTAGATTTAGACTGGAGTAGCATTATCCCTGAAGTTACAGATAAAATAAAAAGTGACGGTTATGGTATTTTCACTTACTTCTTATTTATGATGTTATTTAAAGGCATACTCGTCAGTGTTGCTGGTCCTGCACCAACTTATGATATGCAGAAAATTTTATCAACTAAAAATCCCGTAGAAGCCTCAAAAATGAGTGGGTTTGTGTCGGTAATTTTAATGCCAATTCGGTACTTAATGATTGCCGGTTTTGCTGCTTTAGCTTTAATCTACTACGACAAGTTAGATCTATTAAATGCTGCCGGACACATCGATTTTGAACTCATTCTGCCAACTGCTATTAAAGAATTTGTACCAGTAGGATTATTAGGTTTATTATTAGCCGGATTAATTGCTGCATTTATGTCCACTTTTGCTGGCACACTAAACGCTGCACAAGCCTATTTGGTTAATGATATTTATTTAAAATATACAAAGCCTGATGCGTCTCGAAATCAGATAAAAAACATGAACTACATCACAGGTATCATTGTGGTTATCATCAGTATTGTTCTTGGTTTTTTCGCAGAAAATGTAAATGCCATATTAAACATTATTGTGTCTGTACTTTATGGAAGTTATGTTGGCGCCAATATTTTAAAATGGCATTGGTGGAGATTTAATGGAGAAGGGTTTTTCTGGGGAATGGTAGCAGGATTACTTGCTGCCGCAATAGTACCTCAACTATTTCCAGATGTAAATGCCTTATACTTATTTCCAATATTACTAATTGTTTCATTAATTGGAAGTGTAATCGGCACCTATTCAGCCCCTCCAACGGAAGCAACGGTATTAAAAGATTTTTATAAAAATGTAAGGCCTTGGGGATTTTGGAAACCTGTCCATGATCAACTCGCTGCTGAAAATCCAAACTTCAAAAAGAATACGGATTTCGGAAGAGATATGTTTAATGTCGCGATAGGTATAGTTGCCCAAACCGCATTAGTCATATTACCGATGTATCTTATCTTCAGACAAGAAACACCAGTCTATATGTCTTTAGGGGTATTAATTATATGTGCCATTCTATTAAAGAAATTCTGGTGGAACAACTTAAACCAAAAACTAGATTAA
- a CDS encoding glycoside hydrolase family 130 protein, with product MSIDTIDKAKKHYAKTVTRKNKPLSFSNGIYTRYKHPIITASHIPIHWRYDLNPETNPNAIERIGFNATFNAGALKWNDKYVVCVRVEGNDRKSFFAIAESANGIDGFEFWDKPCVIPQTEVPDTNVYDMRLIQHEDGWIYGIFCTERKDPNAPAEDTSSAIANAGIVRTKDLTDWERLPDLISTTGQQRNVVLHPEFIDGKYAVYTRPQDGFISVGNGGGIGLGFIDNMLNPEVKNEKIINNKIYHTVFELKNGLGPAPIKTKKGWLHLAHGVRNTAAGLRYTLYMFMTDLNDISKVTHQPAGHFMAPQHKERIGDVSNVLFSNGWIEDYDGTVYIYYASSDTRMHVAVSSIDVLVDYVTNSPKDSYTSASSVDTIINLIDNNKEFY from the coding sequence ATGAGCATCGACACTATTGATAAGGCAAAAAAACATTATGCTAAAACAGTGACTAGAAAAAATAAACCGCTATCATTTTCTAATGGTATTTATACCAGATATAAACACCCAATAATTACAGCAAGTCATATACCAATTCATTGGAGGTATGATTTAAACCCTGAAACCAATCCAAATGCCATTGAACGTATTGGGTTTAATGCCACTTTTAATGCAGGAGCTTTAAAATGGAATGACAAATACGTGGTTTGTGTCCGTGTCGAGGGTAACGACAGAAAATCATTTTTTGCAATTGCCGAAAGTGCAAATGGTATCGATGGATTTGAATTTTGGGATAAACCTTGTGTTATTCCACAAACCGAAGTACCAGATACCAATGTGTACGATATGCGGTTAATTCAACATGAAGACGGCTGGATTTATGGCATCTTTTGCACAGAGCGTAAAGATCCAAATGCTCCTGCAGAGGATACAAGTTCTGCGATTGCGAATGCAGGAATAGTAAGAACTAAAGATTTAACTGATTGGGAACGCCTTCCTGATTTAATTTCAACCACAGGGCAACAACGCAATGTAGTTTTACATCCAGAATTTATTGATGGGAAATATGCCGTTTATACACGTCCGCAAGATGGATTTATTAGTGTCGGTAACGGAGGAGGAATAGGCTTAGGATTTATTGATAATATGCTGAATCCTGAAGTTAAAAATGAAAAAATAATAAATAATAAAATCTATCATACCGTATTTGAGCTTAAAAACGGACTCGGTCCTGCTCCAATAAAAACAAAAAAAGGCTGGTTACATTTAGCACATGGTGTAAGAAATACAGCGGCTGGTTTGCGCTATACTTTGTATATGTTTATGACCGACCTTAACGATATCTCCAAAGTGACACACCAACCAGCAGGTCATTTTATGGCACCTCAACATAAAGAGCGAATTGGAGATGTCTCTAATGTCTTATTTTCAAATGGATGGATAGAAGACTACGATGGCACTGTTTATATATACTACGCGTCTTCTGACACAAGAATGCATGTCGCAGTATCATCTATCGATGTATTGGTTGATTATGTTACAAATTCACCAAAAGACAGCTACACTTCTGCAAGTTCTGTAGATACGATCATCAACTTAATTGATAACAACAAAGAATTTTATTAA